In a genomic window of Polycladomyces abyssicola:
- the gyrA gene encoding DNA gyrase subunit A codes for MPEGTERIQEVNISQEMRNSFLDYAMSVIVSRALPDVRDGLKPVHRRILYTMFDLGMTPDKPYKKSSRVVGNVTAQFHPHGDAAVYDAMVRMAQDFSYRYMLVDGHGNFGSVDGDAPAAMRYTEARMAPITLELLRDIHKDTIDFGPNYDGQQEEPLVLPARFPNLLVNGASGIAVGMATNIPPHNLREAIDGLILMIDNPDVTIDELMKKIKGPDFPTGGIIMGKDGIKKAYRTGRGSIQIRAKTRIEEANNGKMRIVVEELPYQVNKAKLVEKIAELVRDKKIEGITDLRDESDRNGMRVVIELRRDVNPQIILNNLFKHTALQTSFGVIMLALVDGQPRILNLKQLLHHYLEHQIEVIRRRTAYDLRKAEERAHILEGLRIALDHIDEVIALIRGSRTAQEARDGLMERFGLSEKQAQAILDMRLQRLTGLEREKIEDEYQELQKLIAHLRDILSSEDKIRGVVREELLEIREKFGDDRRTRIRAKADEIDEEDLIPEEEVAILLTHRGYIKRMPLSTYRAQKRGGRGITGMGTREDDFVQHLFVTHSHNHLLFFSNKGKVYRLKAYEVPELGRTARGTPIINLIQIDQDEYIHAVIPVKEFAQDKFLFFATRHGVVKKTALQEFENIRRNGLFAINLREGDELVGVHLTDGNQEVLLGTKYGMSIRFPEQEVREMGRAATGVKGITLAEGDEVIDMDVATDGLDVMIVTSKGYGKRTPLEEYRVQSRGGKGIKTLSLNKRKGFVVAHKVVSPEEDLMIVTTGGVVNRQKIAGISTQGRYAQGVKLIHLKEGEEVATVAPVHKEEENGEETSE; via the coding sequence ATGCCTGAGGGAACCGAGCGCATACAAGAAGTGAATATCAGCCAGGAGATGCGCAACTCGTTTTTGGACTACGCGATGAGCGTCATCGTCAGCCGGGCCCTGCCGGACGTCCGGGATGGATTGAAACCGGTGCACCGCCGGATTCTCTACACCATGTTTGACTTGGGGATGACCCCGGACAAACCGTACAAAAAATCGTCCCGCGTCGTCGGGAACGTGACCGCTCAGTTCCACCCGCACGGCGATGCGGCCGTGTACGACGCGATGGTTCGGATGGCACAGGATTTCTCCTACCGCTACATGCTGGTGGACGGTCACGGCAACTTCGGTTCCGTTGACGGGGACGCACCCGCTGCGATGCGGTACACCGAAGCCCGGATGGCGCCGATCACCTTGGAGCTGCTGCGGGACATCCACAAAGACACGATCGACTTCGGTCCCAACTATGACGGTCAACAAGAAGAACCGCTGGTGTTGCCTGCCCGTTTCCCCAACCTGCTGGTCAACGGGGCATCGGGCATCGCCGTCGGGATGGCCACCAACATCCCCCCGCACAACCTGCGGGAAGCGATTGACGGCTTGATCCTGATGATCGACAACCCCGATGTGACGATCGATGAATTGATGAAAAAGATCAAAGGACCGGATTTCCCCACCGGCGGCATCATCATGGGCAAGGACGGCATCAAGAAGGCTTACCGGACCGGCCGGGGCAGCATCCAGATCCGGGCCAAAACGAGGATCGAGGAAGCCAACAACGGCAAGATGCGCATCGTGGTCGAAGAGTTGCCGTATCAGGTGAACAAGGCAAAATTGGTGGAGAAAATCGCCGAACTGGTGCGGGACAAAAAGATCGAAGGCATCACCGACCTGCGCGATGAATCAGACCGCAACGGTATGCGTGTCGTCATCGAATTGCGCCGGGATGTCAATCCGCAAATCATCTTAAACAACTTGTTCAAACACACCGCCCTGCAAACCAGCTTCGGCGTGATCATGTTGGCCTTGGTGGACGGTCAGCCGCGGATTCTCAATCTGAAGCAACTGCTCCATCACTATCTGGAGCATCAGATTGAGGTGATCCGCCGCCGTACGGCGTACGATCTGCGCAAAGCGGAAGAGCGAGCCCACATCCTCGAAGGGCTGCGCATCGCGTTGGATCACATCGACGAAGTGATCGCTTTGATTCGCGGCTCACGCACCGCGCAGGAAGCACGCGACGGGCTGATGGAACGGTTCGGCTTGTCTGAGAAGCAGGCACAGGCGATCCTGGACATGCGCCTGCAACGATTGACCGGCTTGGAGCGGGAGAAAATCGAAGATGAGTATCAGGAACTGCAAAAATTGATCGCCCACTTGCGCGACATCTTGTCCAGCGAAGACAAAATTCGCGGGGTGGTACGCGAGGAACTGTTGGAAATCCGCGAGAAATTCGGGGATGATCGGCGGACGCGGATTCGCGCCAAAGCGGACGAAATCGATGAGGAAGACCTGATTCCGGAAGAAGAGGTGGCGATCCTGCTCACCCATCGCGGGTACATCAAACGGATGCCGCTGTCCACCTACCGTGCGCAAAAGCGTGGCGGTCGCGGCATCACTGGCATGGGCACGCGGGAGGATGACTTTGTCCAGCACCTGTTCGTCACTCATTCGCATAACCACCTCTTGTTCTTCTCCAACAAGGGGAAAGTCTATCGGCTCAAAGCGTATGAAGTGCCGGAGTTGGGGCGGACGGCCCGGGGAACGCCAATCATCAACCTGATCCAGATCGATCAGGATGAATACATCCATGCGGTCATCCCGGTCAAGGAGTTCGCCCAAGACAAATTCCTGTTCTTCGCCACCCGGCACGGTGTCGTGAAAAAGACGGCATTGCAGGAGTTTGAGAACATCCGGCGTAACGGCTTGTTCGCCATTAACTTACGTGAAGGTGACGAGCTGGTCGGCGTCCACCTGACCGACGGCAACCAGGAAGTCTTGCTGGGAACCAAGTATGGCATGTCCATCCGCTTCCCGGAACAGGAAGTCAGGGAAATGGGCCGGGCGGCCACAGGAGTGAAAGGGATCACCCTCGCCGAGGGGGATGAAGTGATTGATATGGACGTCGCCACGGATGGTTTGGATGTGATGATCGTCACTTCCAAAGGGTATGGCAAGCGGACCCCGCTGGAAGAATATCGCGTACAATCCCGTGGCGGCAAGGGGATCAAGACACTCAGTCTGAACAAACGGAAGGGATTCGTCGTCGCACACAAAGTGGTATCGCCGGAAGAGGATCTCATGATCGTCACCACCGGCGGCGTCGTGAACCGGCAGAAAATCGCGGGTATCTCCACGCAGGGACGCTATGCTCAGGGCGTCAAGCTGATTCACCTGAAAGAGGGAGAGGAAGTAGCCACCGTTGCACCGGTTCACAAGGAAGAGGAAAACGGAGAAGAGACGAGTGAATAG